From the Nonlabens marinus S1-08 genome, one window contains:
- a CDS encoding NAD(P)/FAD-dependent oxidoreductase, with protein sequence MIKEIQLRVSLPEEEQDPNLTKRAAAFLVEDASKINGVVVLRKSIDARKKVVVFNYKLAVYINEELPKESEYHFDYQDVSSAKEIHIIGFGPAGMYAALRCIELGYKPIVLERGKDVQKRRRDIKAINQDHVVNADSNYCFGEGGAGTYSDGKLYTRSLKRGDVRRIFENLVFHGATHEILVDAHPHIGTNKLPKIIQRIRETILNYGGEIHFETKVTDFEIKDQKIRAIILDNGHEMAVERVILATGHSARDIFHLLDKKKIEIEAKSFAMGVRVEHPQHIIDSIQYNCGMERPDLLPAASYSLVQQVKGRGVYSFCMCPGGFIVPAATEDGEVVVNGMSPSRRNNKFANSGIVVEINAEEDLRSFAQYGALAGLEFQKSLERISYTAGGRSQTAPAQRLTDFVEGKLSSSLNECSYQPGLLSAPLHSLLPKHLGSRLRKGFQAFGDKMHGYNTNEANIVGVESRTSSPVKIPRNDTLEHPQISNLFPCGEGGGYAGGIVSAAMDGERCAEAAVSGI encoded by the coding sequence ATGATCAAAGAGATACAGCTGCGCGTAAGTCTACCTGAGGAAGAACAGGATCCCAATTTGACTAAAAGAGCTGCGGCCTTTCTAGTTGAGGATGCCTCAAAAATCAATGGCGTGGTAGTATTACGCAAATCTATAGATGCGCGTAAAAAGGTTGTCGTATTCAATTACAAGCTTGCTGTTTATATCAACGAAGAGCTCCCGAAGGAATCTGAATATCATTTTGATTATCAAGATGTTTCTAGTGCTAAGGAAATCCACATCATAGGTTTTGGACCTGCAGGTATGTATGCTGCCTTGCGTTGCATTGAGCTGGGCTACAAACCTATAGTTTTAGAACGAGGCAAAGACGTGCAAAAACGCCGTCGCGACATCAAAGCCATCAATCAAGATCATGTGGTGAATGCTGATTCCAACTATTGCTTTGGTGAGGGTGGTGCAGGAACCTATAGCGACGGGAAACTCTACACGCGTAGTTTGAAACGAGGTGACGTGCGTCGCATTTTCGAAAACTTAGTTTTTCACGGTGCAACCCACGAAATTCTAGTAGACGCGCATCCGCATATAGGCACGAACAAATTACCTAAAATCATACAACGCATACGGGAAACCATTTTGAATTACGGTGGTGAGATTCATTTTGAGACTAAGGTGACCGACTTTGAAATAAAAGATCAAAAAATAAGAGCCATCATTCTAGATAACGGGCACGAAATGGCCGTGGAGCGCGTCATCCTTGCTACTGGTCATAGTGCTAGAGATATCTTTCATTTACTGGACAAAAAGAAAATTGAGATAGAGGCCAAATCATTTGCCATGGGCGTGCGTGTCGAGCATCCACAGCACATTATTGACTCCATACAGTACAATTGTGGTATGGAACGTCCTGACCTGCTGCCAGCAGCATCATACAGTCTTGTTCAACAAGTAAAAGGACGTGGTGTATATTCATTTTGTATGTGCCCAGGCGGGTTTATAGTCCCTGCAGCTACTGAAGATGGAGAGGTCGTTGTTAATGGTATGTCACCATCAAGACGAAATAACAAGTTTGCCAACAGCGGTATTGTGGTAGAAATCAATGCCGAAGAAGATTTGAGATCGTTTGCTCAATACGGTGCTCTTGCTGGACTGGAATTTCAAAAAAGCCTAGAACGTATTTCCTACACTGCTGGCGGAAGATCGCAAACCGCACCAGCACAACGATTGACTGATTTTGTTGAGGGGAAATTATCAAGTAGTTTAAATGAATGCTCCTATCAGCCAGGTTTATTGAGTGCACCATTACACAGTTTGCTGCCTAAACATTTAGGCAGTCGATTGCGTAAAGGATTTCAAGCCTTTGGAGATAAAATGCATGGTTATAATACTAATGAAGCCAACATTGTAGGTGTAGAGTCTAGAACCTCATCACCCGTGAAGATTCCAAGAAACGATACTCTAGAACATCCACAAATCAGTAATTTATTCCCTTGTGGTGAAGGTGGTGGTTATGCGGGTGGTATTGTGAGTGCTGCGATGGATGGAGAACGATGTGCGGAGGCTGCGGTGAGTGGGATATAG
- a CDS encoding endonuclease domain-containing protein, giving the protein MRNHNILPYSPAARDLSKRLRIKMTITEKLFWEQVKQSKLGVVVRRQMPILDYVVDFYIKEIGLAIELDGFSHDNNVLEDGKRQGRIEELGVTFIRFRNEQIQKNMDEVLLELKGLIADLKK; this is encoded by the coding sequence ATGAGAAACCACAACATTTTACCCTATTCACCCGCAGCAAGAGATTTATCCAAACGTTTGCGAATTAAAATGACAATAACTGAAAAGCTATTTTGGGAACAAGTCAAGCAGTCCAAACTTGGTGTGGTTGTTAGAAGGCAAATGCCGATACTAGATTATGTAGTTGATTTTTACATCAAAGAAATTGGATTGGCTATCGAATTGGATGGCTTTTCCCATGATAACAATGTTCTTGAAGATGGAAAGAGGCAAGGTAGGATTGAGGAATTGGGAGTGACATTTATTCGATTTAGAAATGAACAGATTCAAAAAAATATGGATGAGGTTCTATTAGAATTAAAAGGATTAATTGCTGACTTGAAAAAATAA
- a CDS encoding GlmU family protein — protein MNLVLADFNQHTPLLPFTYTRPTSYIRCGILTMAERWEKLLDLKTSYQTEDYLQIKYPIKETSDNLVVAGHIFATDKLAAAILNLEIGQKLLAGNNIVAYRAEKIHTPTIELTQVLFTEEDVDGIFNTWDIFSKNGKALQADFDLITKGRKSQPIPASVQTVNPEQIFLEEGAVVQFSILNASTGPIYIGKNAEVMEGSIIRGSFALCEHSATKLGTKVYGPTTIGPHSKIGGEVNNSVIFGYSNKGHEGFLGNSVLGEWCNIGADTNTSNLKNNYAEVKLWNYETGRFAATGLQFCGLMMGDHSKCGINTMFNTGTVVGVSANIYGAGFPRNFIPSFSWGGPQGTMTYKPSKAYEVAHVVMQRRGLTLDQTDIDILDAVFEKTSKYRKD, from the coding sequence TTTACTTACACGAGACCTACATCATATATACGTTGCGGAATCTTGACCATGGCAGAGCGATGGGAAAAACTACTGGACTTAAAGACAAGTTATCAGACGGAAGATTATTTACAAATCAAATACCCGATAAAGGAGACCAGTGATAACCTGGTTGTAGCAGGTCATATTTTTGCTACAGATAAGTTGGCTGCTGCCATCCTTAATCTTGAAATAGGGCAGAAGCTACTTGCAGGAAATAACATCGTTGCTTATCGAGCGGAGAAAATCCACACGCCAACCATTGAACTGACTCAAGTATTGTTTACTGAAGAAGATGTGGACGGGATTTTCAACACCTGGGACATCTTCTCAAAAAATGGAAAAGCCCTTCAAGCTGACTTTGATTTAATTACAAAAGGAAGAAAAAGCCAACCCATTCCTGCTAGTGTACAAACCGTAAATCCAGAACAAATATTCCTAGAAGAAGGAGCAGTGGTGCAATTCTCTATTCTAAACGCATCTACAGGACCTATTTACATAGGTAAAAATGCAGAGGTTATGGAAGGTTCCATTATTCGTGGCAGCTTTGCGTTATGTGAGCACAGCGCAACAAAACTGGGAACTAAAGTGTATGGCCCAACGACAATCGGACCGCATTCTAAAATTGGTGGCGAGGTGAATAATTCGGTGATTTTTGGATATTCGAATAAAGGTCATGAAGGTTTCCTAGGCAACAGCGTGCTAGGCGAGTGGTGCAACATAGGCGCCGATACTAATACGAGCAACCTCAAAAACAATTATGCCGAGGTCAAATTATGGAACTATGAGACAGGAAGATTTGCCGCTACTGGTTTGCAGTTTTGTGGTTTGATGATGGGAGATCACTCTAAATGTGGTATCAATACCATGTTCAATACAGGAACCGTTGTGGGCGTGAGTGCTAACATTTACGGTGCCGGATTCCCACGTAATTTCATACCCAGTTTTTCATGGGGTGGTCCACAAGGCACCATGACCTACAAACCTTCTAAAGCCTATGAAGTCGCTCATGTAGTCATGCAACGTCGAGGATTGACCTTAGATCAAACCGATATAGATATTTTAGATGCGGTATTTGAAAAGACAAGTAAGTACCGTAAGGATTAA
- a CDS encoding zinc-dependent metalloprotease has protein sequence MKYLPTLASYLIVFCSAFAPCQARHTLDKFAFAKANFIKAQSTENPQQFKGFFNFIYDDDKGTILLEVKELDKEFLYVHSLSTGLGSNDIGLDRGQLGDGVVVKWVKAGNKLLLVQPNQRYRAITSNEEERKSVEQAFARSVIYGFEIKDDKKEKTEVSKGTYTIDLTPFLMEDAHGVAKRLKDRNQGTYKIEKSRSVLWLENTKAFPKNVEFEALLTFTGEAKDSDIRSVAPDAESVSVIQHHSFVELPDDNFEPRAFHPRSGSFYTSYLDYSSPIGTPMEKRWITRHRLEKKNPQAAMSEAVETIIYYLDRGTPEPVRSALLEGAGWWNQAFESAGYTNAFQVKMLPEGADPMDCRYNVIQWVHRSTRGWSYGGSVTDPRTGEIIKGHVSLGSLRIRQDYMLAQGMLKEPFANGQESPEMLKMALARIRQLGAHEVGHTLGFAHNYAASVSDRASVMDYPHPKYDLVDGEISLADAYDTGIGEWDKLTVQYSYGTPEENETEKDFLLRIIKKAEYENLQFISDSDARATTGAHADAHLWDGGENAVTELNRMMKVREVAMNQFGVNNVADGQPLSVLEDVFVPVYFSHRYQVEAASKLVGGMRYSYAMKKDQAFEYVSKSEQKSALSALLNTLKVEQLAIPQGVLSLFPPRAYGYNRDRESFKSQTGVAFDPVAAAATSADVTLDFLLNSTRLNRVAQQAIYDEDALNLEEVLDQTTELVTNQRYRSAYEKLIKTRLEEQLLLKYLGLLSSRATTATVAAGVYQQVLELYDRYDGSKDANDQFLAAMIEDYRLHPENYEAAVVPGIPDGSPIGSCGM, from the coding sequence ATGAAATACCTACCAACTCTAGCGTCCTATCTGATTGTTTTTTGTTCCGCTTTCGCACCGTGTCAAGCACGGCATACACTTGATAAGTTCGCTTTCGCGAAAGCGAACTTCATCAAAGCGCAATCCACAGAAAACCCACAACAATTCAAAGGCTTCTTCAACTTCATCTATGATGATGACAAAGGAACCATACTGCTGGAAGTGAAGGAGTTGGATAAAGAATTCTTATACGTTCACTCGTTGTCTACTGGTTTAGGTTCTAATGATATAGGGCTGGATCGAGGACAATTAGGCGATGGTGTAGTTGTGAAATGGGTGAAAGCAGGAAATAAATTACTGTTAGTACAACCTAATCAACGATACCGAGCCATCACCAGCAATGAGGAGGAGCGCAAATCTGTTGAGCAAGCTTTTGCAAGATCCGTTATTTATGGATTTGAGATTAAAGACGATAAAAAAGAGAAGACTGAAGTGAGTAAAGGAACCTATACCATCGACTTAACTCCTTTTTTAATGGAAGATGCGCATGGCGTAGCAAAACGATTGAAAGACCGCAATCAAGGTACTTATAAAATAGAAAAATCCAGAAGTGTACTCTGGTTAGAGAACACCAAGGCATTTCCTAAAAATGTAGAATTTGAAGCACTGCTTACTTTTACTGGTGAAGCAAAAGACAGTGATATACGCAGTGTGGCTCCAGATGCCGAATCAGTTAGCGTGATTCAGCATCACAGTTTTGTGGAATTACCAGATGATAATTTTGAGCCTAGAGCCTTCCATCCTAGATCAGGTTCGTTTTACACCAGTTACCTGGACTACAGCAGCCCCATAGGTACCCCAATGGAAAAGCGGTGGATCACCCGACACCGATTGGAGAAGAAAAACCCGCAAGCAGCAATGAGCGAAGCGGTAGAAACTATTATTTATTACTTAGATCGAGGAACACCAGAACCAGTACGTAGTGCTTTGTTAGAAGGTGCCGGCTGGTGGAATCAGGCTTTTGAAAGCGCAGGTTACACAAATGCCTTTCAAGTCAAAATGCTTCCTGAAGGCGCTGATCCGATGGATTGCCGTTACAATGTGATCCAGTGGGTACATCGCAGTACCAGAGGTTGGAGTTATGGTGGTAGTGTGACAGACCCAAGAACAGGAGAAATAATAAAGGGTCATGTAAGTTTAGGGAGTTTGCGCATACGTCAGGACTACATGCTCGCTCAGGGAATGTTGAAAGAACCATTTGCTAACGGTCAAGAATCGCCAGAGATGCTGAAAATGGCGCTAGCAAGAATCCGTCAGCTGGGAGCTCATGAAGTAGGTCATACTCTGGGTTTTGCACATAATTATGCAGCCAGTGTGAGCGATCGCGCTAGTGTTATGGATTATCCGCATCCTAAATATGATCTAGTTGATGGAGAAATAAGCTTGGCTGATGCCTATGATACGGGAATAGGAGAGTGGGATAAATTGACGGTTCAATATTCTTATGGAACACCAGAGGAAAATGAGACTGAAAAAGACTTTTTGTTGAGAATTATCAAGAAGGCAGAATATGAAAATCTTCAATTTATAAGTGATAGCGATGCTAGAGCAACCACAGGCGCTCATGCCGATGCTCATTTATGGGATGGAGGTGAAAACGCAGTGACTGAATTGAACCGAATGATGAAAGTGCGTGAGGTTGCGATGAATCAATTTGGAGTGAATAATGTTGCTGATGGTCAGCCTTTAAGTGTTTTGGAAGATGTATTTGTTCCTGTGTATTTTTCACACCGCTATCAGGTGGAAGCAGCATCTAAGCTGGTAGGAGGGATGCGCTATTCCTATGCTATGAAAAAGGATCAAGCATTTGAGTATGTTTCCAAAAGCGAACAAAAATCGGCACTCAGCGCGTTACTGAATACATTGAAAGTAGAGCAATTGGCCATTCCGCAAGGGGTGTTGAGTTTATTTCCGCCACGGGCTTATGGGTATAATAGAGATCGTGAAAGTTTCAAATCGCAAACTGGAGTCGCTTTTGACCCTGTAGCTGCTGCCGCAACCAGTGCAGATGTGACTCTAGACTTTTTGCTGAACTCCACTCGATTAAATCGCGTGGCACAGCAAGCTATTTATGATGAAGATGCCTTGAACTTAGAAGAAGTTTTAGATCAAACCACAGAGCTTGTAACCAATCAGAGATATAGATCTGCTTATGAAAAACTTATCAAAACCAGATTGGAAGAACAACTATTGCTCAAGTATTTAGGATTGCTATCGAGTAGAGCAACTACGGCTACCGTTGCTGCGGGAGTTTATCAACAAGTGCTGGAGCTCTACGACCGGTATGATGGTTCTAAAGATGCAAATGACCAATTTCTAGCTGCCATGATTGAAGATTATCGATTGCACCCAGAAAATTATGAAGCTGCAGTGGTACCAGGCATTCCGGATGGGAGTCCTATTGGGAGTTGTGGGATGTAG